From Eubalaena glacialis isolate mEubGla1 chromosome 17, mEubGla1.1.hap2.+ XY, whole genome shotgun sequence, a single genomic window includes:
- the MAFA gene encoding transcription factor MafA codes for MAAELAMGAELPSSPLAIEYVNDFDLMKFEVKKEPPEAERFCHRLPPGSLSSTPLSTPCSSVPSSPSFCAPSPGTGGGAGVGGGAVQAGAAPEPASGGPPGAVGGASGKPALEDLYWMSGYQHHLNPEALNLTPEDAVEALIGSGHHTGHHGAHHHPEAAAAYEAFRGQGFAGGGGADDMGAGHHHGTHHAAHHHHHHHHHGGPGHGGGGTGHHVHLEERFSDDQLVSMSVRELNRQLRGFSKEEVMRLKQKRRTLKNRGYAQSCRFKRVQQRHMLESEKRQLQSHVEQLKLEVGRLAKERDLYKEKYEKLAGRGGPGGAGAAGFPRESSPGVGAKGASDFFL; via the coding sequence ATGGCCGCGGAGCTGGCGATGGGCGCCGAGCTGCCCAGCAGCCCGCTGGCCATCGAGTACGTCAATGACTTCGACCTGATGAAGTTCGAGGTGAAGAAGGAGCCGCCCGAGGCCGAGCGCTTCTGCCACCGTCTGCCGCCCGGCTCGCTATCCTCGACGCCGCTCAGCACGCCCTGCTCCTCCGTGCCCTCCTCGCCCAGCTTCTGCGCGCCCAGCCCGGGCACCGGCGGCGGCGCGGGGGTCGGCGGCGGCGCGGTGCAGGCCGGGGCTGCCCCGGAgccggcaagcgggggccccccCGGCGCCGTCGGGGGCGCCTCGGGGAAGCCGGCGCTGGAGGATCTGTACTGGATGAGCGGCTACCAGCACCACCTGAACCCCGAGGCGCTCAACCTGACCCCCGAGGACGCGGTGGAGGCGCTCATCGGCAGCGGCCACCACACCGGGCACCACGGCGCGCACCACCACCCAGAGGCCGCCGCGGCCTACGAGGCCTTCCGGGGCCAGGGCttcgcgggcggcggcggcgcggacgACATGGGCGCCGGCCACCACCACGGCACGCACCACGCcgcccaccaccatcaccaccaccaccaccacggcGGCCCGGGCCATGGCGGCGGCGGCACGGGCCACCACGTGCACCTGGAGGAGCGCTTCTCCGACGACCAGCTGGTGTCCATGTCCGTGCGCGAGCTGAACAGGCAGCTCCGCGGCTTCAGTAAGGAGGAGGTCATGCGGCTGAAGCAGAAGCGGCGCACGCTCAAGAACCGCGGCTACGCTCAGTCGTGCCGCTTCAAGCGGGTGCAGCAGCGGCACATGCTGGAGAGCGAGAAGCGCCAGCTCCAGAGCCACGTGGAGCAGCTGAAGCTGGAGGTGGGGCGCCTGGCCAAGGAGCGGGACCTGTACAAGGAGAAATACGAGAAGCTGGCCGGCCGGGGCGGCCCCGGGGGCGCGGGCGCAGCCGGCTTCCCGCGGGAGTCCTCGCCGGGAGTCGGGGCCAAGGGCGCTTCCGACTTCTTCCTGTGA